The Henckelia pumila isolate YLH828 unplaced genomic scaffold, ASM3356847v2 CTG_461:::fragment_3, whole genome shotgun sequence genome window below encodes:
- the LOC140872325 gene encoding uncharacterized protein isoform X2, which produces MNGYDYLAKSETSYEPSTGINQKRGHQLSMDASEQEPFFNKKQAVESVNIEATSEAAILNDPLWSDASSYHPEGQIGDGLFIPKPVQTSNDSDKNVPTTDSSSLNINTKDSGDQLGDDLALFLSMHRSSEDPLCPKTVRRVKVKEVTVSENRSPELLENLFCPQNKNEPRVENDMSFGHTYSTLYGNPLIAIPPFSGTENYIFSLGHAFSEASGKGDGNYIPDNQHNNCVNTATLNWYQKENGNFMSFFPTHNYYHGNFFTIYPFFNGSNEALHTNLSNSKEVNAITSMASYQGHPEAVVISPRIDPSTENSSPLPLSDNCGNSEQTATPFRGFPKNAGENDSSGGLVSSCVVLPFQISGALGDGDSVGHQSLNVISASTSKIDGAQKKKEQKATKRTSRHNFPANVKSLLSTGILDGVPVKYVSWSREMTLRGVVNGNLYLCGCQECKLVKLVSAYEFESHAGCKSTKHPNNHIYFENGKSIYTVVQELKNTPREMLFDVLLNVTGSVVNQKNFEIWKESCKIPPCKLQRGSLKIDPITPS; this is translated from the exons ATG AATGGCTATGATTATCTGGCTAAAAGTGAGACGAGTTATGAACCTTCTACTGGAATTAACCAAAAGAGAGGTCATCAATTGTCTATGGATGCCTCCGAGCAAGAGCCATTTTTCAACAAGAAGCAAGCTGTAGAATCTGTTAACATCGAAGCAACTTCGGAAGCAGCAATTTTGAATGATCCTTTATGGTCTGATGCTTCCAGTTATCACCCTGAAGGTCAGATAGGTGATGGCTTATTCATCCCCAAGCCTGTTCAAACTTCAAATGATTCTGACAAGAATGTTCCCACCACTGATTCCTCTAGTCTGAACATTAATACAAAGGATTCTGGGGATCAACTTGGAGATGATTTGGCCCTCTTTTTATCCATGCACCGGTCCTCGGAAGATCCTTTGTGTCCGAAAACTGTAAGAAGAGTAAAAGTTAAGGAGGTCACGGTCTCAGAAAATCGCTCCCCTGAACTGCTGGAGAACTTGTTCTGCCCTCAAAATAAGAATGAACCAAGGGTAGAAAATGACATGTCTTTTGGACATACTTATAGCACTTTATATGGAAATCCTCTCATAGCCATTCCTCCTTTCAGTGGGacagaaaattatattttttcgcTTGGACATGCCTTTAGCGAAGCCTCTGGCAAAGGAGATGGCAATTATATTCCTGATAATCAACACAATAACTGTGTAAATACTGCAACATTGAATTGGTATCAAAAGGAAAATGGTAATTTCATGTCATTTTTTCCTACTCACAACTACTACCATGGGAACTTCTTCACAATATATCCTTTCTTCAATGGTTCGAATGAAGCATTGCATACAAATTTGTCTAATAGTAAGGAAGTCAATGCCATCACTTCAATGGCGTCGTATCAGGGTCATCCAGAAGCTGTCGTCATATCCCCAAGAATCGATCCCAGCACTGAAAATTCTAGTCCCCTACCATTGAGTGACAACTGTGGAAACAGTGAACAAACTGCCACACCTTTCCGAGGTTTCCCTAAGAATGCCGGGGAGAATGATTCCTCAGGTGGGCTCGTGAGCAGTTGTGTTGTATTGCCATTTCAAATTTCAGGCGCATTGGGAGATGGAGATTCTGTAGGACACCAAAGTTTGAATGTTATCTCAGCATCTACTTCTAAGATAGATGGAgcacaaaagaaaaaggaaCAAAAGGCGACTAAAAGAACATCACGGCATAATTTCCCTGCTAATGTAAAAAGCTTATTATCAACTGGCATACTCGACGGGGTTCCAGTGAAGTATGTTTCATGGTCGAGAGAG ATGACGCTTCGAGGAGTAGTAAATGGAAATCTTTACCTATGTGGTTGCCAGGAGTGCAAGCTTGTTAAG TTGGTAAGTGCTTATGAATTCGAGAGCCACGCTGGTTGCAAGAGTACCAAACACCCGAATAATCATATTTATTTTGAGAATGGGAAGAGCATCTATACTGTGGTCCAGGAACTGAAGAACACCCCACGGGAAATGCTCTTCGATGTGCTGCTAAACGTGACCGGTTCCGTGGTTAACCAGAAGAATTTCGAGATTTGGAAAG AATCATGTAAAATCCCTCCTTGCAAACTTCAACGGGGTTCTTTGAAGATCGATCCAATCACGCCATCTTGA
- the LOC140872325 gene encoding uncharacterized protein isoform X1 produces MKNDSWMQNGYDYLAKSETSYEPSTGINQKRGHQLSMDASEQEPFFNKKQAVESVNIEATSEAAILNDPLWSDASSYHPEGQIGDGLFIPKPVQTSNDSDKNVPTTDSSSLNINTKDSGDQLGDDLALFLSMHRSSEDPLCPKTVRRVKVKEVTVSENRSPELLENLFCPQNKNEPRVENDMSFGHTYSTLYGNPLIAIPPFSGTENYIFSLGHAFSEASGKGDGNYIPDNQHNNCVNTATLNWYQKENGNFMSFFPTHNYYHGNFFTIYPFFNGSNEALHTNLSNSKEVNAITSMASYQGHPEAVVISPRIDPSTENSSPLPLSDNCGNSEQTATPFRGFPKNAGENDSSGGLVSSCVVLPFQISGALGDGDSVGHQSLNVISASTSKIDGAQKKKEQKATKRTSRHNFPANVKSLLSTGILDGVPVKYVSWSREMTLRGVVNGNLYLCGCQECKLVKLVSAYEFESHAGCKSTKHPNNHIYFENGKSIYTVVQELKNTPREMLFDVLLNVTGSVVNQKNFEIWKESCKIPPCKLQRGSLKIDPITPS; encoded by the exons ATG AAAAATGATAGTTGGATGCAGAATGGCTATGATTATCTGGCTAAAAGTGAGACGAGTTATGAACCTTCTACTGGAATTAACCAAAAGAGAGGTCATCAATTGTCTATGGATGCCTCCGAGCAAGAGCCATTTTTCAACAAGAAGCAAGCTGTAGAATCTGTTAACATCGAAGCAACTTCGGAAGCAGCAATTTTGAATGATCCTTTATGGTCTGATGCTTCCAGTTATCACCCTGAAGGTCAGATAGGTGATGGCTTATTCATCCCCAAGCCTGTTCAAACTTCAAATGATTCTGACAAGAATGTTCCCACCACTGATTCCTCTAGTCTGAACATTAATACAAAGGATTCTGGGGATCAACTTGGAGATGATTTGGCCCTCTTTTTATCCATGCACCGGTCCTCGGAAGATCCTTTGTGTCCGAAAACTGTAAGAAGAGTAAAAGTTAAGGAGGTCACGGTCTCAGAAAATCGCTCCCCTGAACTGCTGGAGAACTTGTTCTGCCCTCAAAATAAGAATGAACCAAGGGTAGAAAATGACATGTCTTTTGGACATACTTATAGCACTTTATATGGAAATCCTCTCATAGCCATTCCTCCTTTCAGTGGGacagaaaattatattttttcgcTTGGACATGCCTTTAGCGAAGCCTCTGGCAAAGGAGATGGCAATTATATTCCTGATAATCAACACAATAACTGTGTAAATACTGCAACATTGAATTGGTATCAAAAGGAAAATGGTAATTTCATGTCATTTTTTCCTACTCACAACTACTACCATGGGAACTTCTTCACAATATATCCTTTCTTCAATGGTTCGAATGAAGCATTGCATACAAATTTGTCTAATAGTAAGGAAGTCAATGCCATCACTTCAATGGCGTCGTATCAGGGTCATCCAGAAGCTGTCGTCATATCCCCAAGAATCGATCCCAGCACTGAAAATTCTAGTCCCCTACCATTGAGTGACAACTGTGGAAACAGTGAACAAACTGCCACACCTTTCCGAGGTTTCCCTAAGAATGCCGGGGAGAATGATTCCTCAGGTGGGCTCGTGAGCAGTTGTGTTGTATTGCCATTTCAAATTTCAGGCGCATTGGGAGATGGAGATTCTGTAGGACACCAAAGTTTGAATGTTATCTCAGCATCTACTTCTAAGATAGATGGAgcacaaaagaaaaaggaaCAAAAGGCGACTAAAAGAACATCACGGCATAATTTCCCTGCTAATGTAAAAAGCTTATTATCAACTGGCATACTCGACGGGGTTCCAGTGAAGTATGTTTCATGGTCGAGAGAG ATGACGCTTCGAGGAGTAGTAAATGGAAATCTTTACCTATGTGGTTGCCAGGAGTGCAAGCTTGTTAAG TTGGTAAGTGCTTATGAATTCGAGAGCCACGCTGGTTGCAAGAGTACCAAACACCCGAATAATCATATTTATTTTGAGAATGGGAAGAGCATCTATACTGTGGTCCAGGAACTGAAGAACACCCCACGGGAAATGCTCTTCGATGTGCTGCTAAACGTGACCGGTTCCGTGGTTAACCAGAAGAATTTCGAGATTTGGAAAG AATCATGTAAAATCCCTCCTTGCAAACTTCAACGGGGTTCTTTGAAGATCGATCCAATCACGCCATCTTGA
- the LOC140871250 gene encoding glutamate--cysteine ligase, chloroplastic — MAMMSQPGSSHWISNDIQCKVRHNGIKSSVSTMEAPKTKEIFSGLRPPSWNSSKTAQNLRLDVSGAVLCRGQRFIVAASPPTDDAVVAAEPLTKEDLVGYLASGCKTKEKWRIGTEHEKFGFETGTLQPMKYEQIAEMLNAISERFDWDKIMEGDYIIGLKQGKQSISLEPGGQFELSGAPLETLHQTCAEVNSHLYQVKAVAEELGIGFLGLGFQPKWRREVIPVMPKGRYEIMRNYMPKVGTLGLDMMFRTCTVQVNLDFSSEADMIRKFRAGLALQPIATAIFANSPFTEGKPNGYLSMRSQIWTDTDNDRAGMLPFVFDDSFGFERYVDYALDVPMYFVYRKKQYINCAGMSFRDFMAGKLPCLPGDYPTLNDWENHLTTIFPEVRLKRYLEMRGADGGPWRRLCALPAFWVGLLYDEVSLQNVLDMIADWTPEERQMLRNKVPKSGLKTPFRDGLLKHVAQDVVKLAKDGLERRGFKETNFLNEVSEVVKTGITPAEKLLELYHGKWGQSVDPVFEELLY, encoded by the exons ATGGCGATGATGTCCCAACCTGGCTCATCACACTGGATATCTAATGATATACAGTGTAAAGTTAGACATAATGGAATTAAAAGCAGTGTTAGCACGATGGAGGCACCCAAGACGAAGGAAATCTTCTCTGGTTTGCGTCCACCTTCTTGGAATTCATCAAAGACAGCACAAAACTTGCGGTTAGATGTCTCTGGAGCAGTACTTTGTCGAGGACAACGATTTATCGTGGCTGCAAGTCCTCCTACTGATGATGCTGTTGTTGCAGCAGAGCCACTGACCAAAGAAGATCTTGTAGGTTACCTTGCTTCTGGCTGCAAGACGAAGGAAAAATGGAG GATAGGGACTGAGCATGAAAAATTTGGGTTCGAAACTGGAACTTTACAACCCATGAAATATGAACAAATAGCTGAGATGCTTAATGCCATTTCTGAGAGATTTGACTGGGATAAGATAATGGAAGGTGACTACATTATTGGACTCAAACAG GGAAAACAAAGCATCTCCTTGGAGCCCGGTGGCCAGTTCGAGCTGAGTGGTGCACCTCTTGAAACTCTGCATCAAACATGTGCTGAAGTTAATTCACATCTTTACCAG GTCAAAGCAGTTGCAGAGGAGTTGGGGATTGGATTCCTAGGACTTGGCTTTCAGCCCAAATGGAGACGTGAAGTTATACCAGTAATGCCCAAG GGAAGATACGAGATCATGAGAAATTACATGCCCAAAGTTGGGACACTTGGACTCGATATGATGTTTCGAACTTGCACGGTTCAG GTCAATCTGGATTTTAGTTCTGAAGCTGACATGATAAGGAAGTTTCGAGCTGGCCTAGCCTTACAACCT ATAGCCACAGCAATATTTGCCAATTCGCCATTCACTGAGGGCAAACCAAATGGTTATCTTAGCATGAGAAG CCAAATTTGGACAGATACTGACAATGACCGAGCTGGGATGCTACCTTTTGTGTTTGATGACTCTTTTGG GTTTGAACGGTATGTAGATTATGCTCTTGATGTGCCTATGTACTTTGTCTATCGGAAGAAGCAGTACATTAATTGCGCTGGGATGTCCTTCCGG GATTTTATGGCTGGTAAACTTCCTTGTCTTCCTGGTGATTATCCTACTCTAAACGATTGGGAGAATCATTTGACAACAATATTTCCTGAG GTTAGGCTTAAAAGATACCTGGAAATGAGAGGTGCTGATGGAGGGCCTTGGAGGAGGCTATGTGCTCTACCTGCTTTCTGG GTAGGTCTCCTCTACGATGAGGTGTCTCTACAAAATGTTCTGGACATGATAGCTGACTGGACTCCAGAGGAAAGACAGATGCTGAGGAATAAG GTACCAAAGAGTGGCTTGAAGACACCATTTCGGGATGGACTGCTGAAGCATGTTGCCCAAGACGTCGTGAAGTTGGCAAAG GATGGGTTAGAAAGGAGAGGCTTTAAGGAGACCAATTTCCTAAATGAAGTGAGTGAAGTGGTTAAAACTG GCATAACACCAGCTGAAAAGCTCCTCGAACTGTACCATGGGAAGTGGGGACAAAGCGTTGATCCTGTTTTCGAGGAGCTGCTATATTGA